A portion of the Lolium rigidum isolate FL_2022 chromosome 1, APGP_CSIRO_Lrig_0.1, whole genome shotgun sequence genome contains these proteins:
- the LOC124698212 gene encoding probable xyloglucan endotransglucosylase/hydrolase protein 23: MGRMAVSVLAILLASCAVAAAASFDKEFDITWGDGRGKILNNGQLLTLGLDKTSGSGFQSKHEYLFGKIDMQLKLVAGNSAGTVTAYYLSSMGATHDEIDFEFLGNETGEPYTLHTNVFTQGQGQREQQFRLWFDPTKDFHTYSILWNPKHIILMVDDMPIRDFRNLEGKGIAFPKNQPMRLYSSLWNADDWATQGGRVKTDWSHAPFSASYRGFKADACVVVAGGKTRCGASIGTEAAPGTASAGAGEWYNQELDLTRQQRMRWVQRNYMIYNYCTDPKRVTQGLPAECSM; this comes from the exons ATGGGTCGCATGGCGGTGTCGGTGCTGGCGATCCTGCTGGCGTCTTGTGCCGTTGCGGCGGCGGCAAGCTTCGACAAGGAGTTCGACATCACGTGGGGCGACGGCCGTGGGAAGATCCTGAACAATGGGCAGCTCCTGACGCTGGGGCTGGACAAGACCTCCGGCTCCGGGTTCCAGTCCAAGCACGAATACCTCTTTGGCAAGATCGACATGCAGCTCAAGCTCGTCGCCGGCAACTCCGCTGGCACCGTCACCGCATACTAC CTGTCGTCGATGGGGGCGACGCACGACGAGATCGACTTCGAGTTTCTGGGCAACGAGACTGGTGAGCCGTACACGCTGCACACTAACGTCTTCACGCAGGGACAGGGCCAGCGGGAACAGCAGTTCCGCCTCTGGTTCGATCCCACCAAGGACTTCCACACCTACTCCATCCTCTGGAATCCCAAGCACATCAT CTTGATGGTGGACGACATGCCGATCAGGGACTTCAGGAACCTGGAGGGGAAGGGGATCGCCTTCCCCAAGAACCAGCCCATGCGCCTCTACTCCAGCCTCTGGAACGCCGACGACTGGGCCACGCAGGGCGGCCGCGTCAAGACGGACTGGTCCCACGCCCCCTTCTCCGCCTCCTACCGCGGATTCAAGGCCGACGcctgcgtcgtcgtcgccggcggaaAAACGCGCTGCGGCGCCTCCATTGGCACGGAAGCCGCCCCAGGTACCGCCAGCGCCGGGGCCGGCGAGTGGTACAACCAGGAGCTGGACCTGACGCGGCAGCAGCGCATGCGGTGGGTGCAGAGGAACTACATGATCTACAACTACTGCACTGACCCCAAGCGCGTCACCCAGGGCCTCCCCGCCGAGTGCTCCATGTAG